In a single window of the Halolamina litorea genome:
- a CDS encoding type II toxin-antitoxin system HicB family antitoxin, with amino-acid sequence MSTDTPAHVDDPAAAQTITLTLSEDEEWWVARDEETALSSQGRTRGAALDNLDEAIAGFHGEGHAPTEEELREIGVDPENNESGSIEDSEIFE; translated from the coding sequence ATGAGCACCGACACGCCGGCCCATGTCGACGACCCGGCTGCGGCCCAGACAATCACGCTCACCCTCTCTGAAGATGAGGAGTGGTGGGTCGCCCGTGATGAGGAAACGGCCCTCTCCTCACAGGGCCGAACTCGGGGAGCTGCGCTCGATAACCTCGATGAGGCGATTGCGGGGTTCCATGGTGAAGGCCACGCGCCGACCGAGGAAGAACTCCGAGAGATCGGGGTCGACCCGGAAAACAACGAAAGCGGGTCTATCGAAGACTCGGAGATCTTCGAGTGA
- a CDS encoding helix-turn-helix domain-containing protein produces the protein MSDRKQLTPTQQAILNKAKENPGWQNTEIAEAVGCSDSHVSRTLNKWSPNEMDSDGTVPKNDSPSLIGTLLWATWWLIKISVWVLLWPISVPYFAWKLYRKAGTDNGSPEGS, from the coding sequence GTGAGCGATCGGAAGCAACTGACCCCCACCCAACAAGCGATATTAAACAAGGCCAAAGAGAACCCAGGCTGGCAGAACACCGAGATAGCCGAGGCCGTCGGTTGTTCGGATTCTCATGTTTCGAGAACCCTGAACAAGTGGAGTCCCAACGAGATGGATAGTGACGGGACAGTCCCAAAGAACGACTCCCCCTCATTGATTGGGACTCTGCTCTGGGCGACATGGTGGCTTATCAAGATCTCCGTATGGGTATTGCTGTGGCCGATTTCGGTTCCGTACTTCGCATGGAAGTTGTATCGGAAAGCGGGCACAGACAACGGTTCACCCGAAGGCTCCTAG
- a CDS encoding PIN domain-containing protein: protein MPRALLDTSVLFAATYRRDNAHSAALPVLRGVDDGSLPEAVVLDFVLAETLNGLTTHAGHDAAVDLLDRVEENSHFHIESLSSDARTTGKALFRRHESLSFVDACIVAYMQTEGLGYLYAFDDDFDAVDDVYRLDTAVNPYKPD from the coding sequence ATGCCGCGAGCGCTACTAGACACCAGCGTCCTATTTGCAGCGACGTACCGCCGTGACAACGCTCATTCTGCAGCGCTACCGGTTCTTCGCGGCGTCGACGATGGGTCACTCCCCGAAGCGGTTGTGTTGGACTTCGTGCTTGCAGAAACCCTGAATGGGCTTACAACCCATGCAGGTCACGATGCTGCGGTTGATTTGCTCGATCGGGTCGAGGAGAACTCTCATTTCCACATCGAGTCGCTGAGCTCCGACGCAAGAACGACAGGAAAAGCCCTCTTCAGACGGCACGAGTCACTCTCGTTTGTCGATGCCTGCATCGTCGCGTACATGCAGACTGAGGGTCTCGGCTATCTCTATGCGTTTGACGATGATTTCGACGCTGTCGATGATGTCTATCGGCTCGATACAGCCGTGAATCCGTATAAACCGGATTGA
- a CDS encoding PQQ-binding-like beta-propeller repeat protein produces the protein MNVTDATTRRRLLYGLGIGASGAALSSLSIGRASSRQAPARQVDSDASDWHEFQRTTANTGVATASTPLQSPVETKWRASTLGAIASAPAVVGDSVYLGSEDGKVYSVDREDGSIQWEFEAEGGVRAGIAVRQGQVYAGDNTGQLYALSTDGAELWSYASPDAALYHPITATNDYIAFLGTGGAGDFPHLHVLNHDGEEVYIAGPFGVADRDVTAFQPVSPAIGGDTVYVPASDGLIAIDVQEAEVVWSEGAYLTSSPALSERSLIGSSFGGISSASTSDGSTSWSYGISDDEVYFNESMSSAVIGRTVVTAASDRDNEVTYVYANDFVDGDLNWKARISANTNASVVADETYAYVADLSGTVHAYNIDTGAEAWTLDLETNVWGELAVADGVLYVPGADGYLYSIHNAPPNEPPTPAFKVSPASPVVGQTVEFDATASSDDEEISRFEWDFDGNGVADATGPTVQHEFESAGEFEVMLSVTNTDSSTQSVTKSVTVQKATPTSSRDTPTETGSERPPDSATDTSSATTQPPESSAQSQSLFGAERGLFFQGDGLLEGPISAWVLSAVGFIVSIVGVAYTVLKDN, from the coding sequence ATGAACGTCACGGATGCCACCACACGCCGCCGACTCCTCTATGGGTTAGGAATCGGTGCTTCTGGGGCGGCTCTTTCGTCTCTGTCTATCGGCCGGGCATCTTCGCGGCAAGCGCCGGCCAGACAGGTTGATTCTGACGCAAGTGACTGGCATGAGTTCCAGCGAACGACTGCCAATACAGGAGTTGCAACAGCATCGACACCATTGCAGTCACCCGTGGAAACCAAATGGCGTGCCTCTACGCTAGGCGCAATCGCGAGTGCTCCTGCAGTTGTTGGGGACTCTGTCTATCTCGGGAGCGAAGATGGCAAGGTCTACAGCGTCGATCGAGAGGATGGCTCTATCCAATGGGAGTTCGAAGCGGAAGGCGGAGTGAGGGCGGGAATCGCAGTACGTCAAGGTCAGGTATACGCAGGTGACAACACCGGCCAGCTCTATGCGCTCAGCACCGACGGTGCTGAATTGTGGTCGTACGCCAGTCCAGACGCCGCTCTCTATCACCCGATCACGGCAACGAACGACTATATCGCGTTCCTTGGAACTGGTGGAGCCGGCGACTTCCCACACCTACATGTCCTCAACCATGACGGAGAGGAAGTGTACATTGCGGGTCCGTTTGGGGTCGCAGACCGAGATGTCACCGCGTTCCAGCCAGTTTCGCCAGCTATCGGTGGGGATACAGTGTATGTTCCCGCATCAGATGGTCTGATTGCGATCGATGTTCAAGAGGCGGAAGTAGTCTGGTCTGAAGGAGCATATCTGACGAGCTCTCCAGCACTCAGCGAACGCTCGCTCATCGGGTCCAGTTTCGGTGGCATTTCATCAGCTAGCACGTCAGATGGGAGTACTTCGTGGAGTTACGGGATCTCAGATGACGAAGTCTACTTTAACGAGTCGATGTCCTCTGCTGTGATTGGCCGAACCGTAGTGACAGCGGCTAGCGATCGGGATAACGAGGTTACCTACGTATATGCGAACGACTTCGTCGATGGAGATCTCAACTGGAAGGCTCGAATATCCGCAAATACGAACGCGTCTGTCGTGGCGGATGAAACGTATGCGTACGTAGCAGATCTGAGCGGAACAGTCCACGCCTACAACATAGACACGGGCGCAGAGGCATGGACGCTAGACCTGGAGACCAACGTCTGGGGAGAACTCGCCGTTGCTGACGGTGTACTGTACGTTCCGGGGGCAGATGGATACCTATACTCGATCCATAACGCACCACCAAATGAGCCACCGACACCGGCATTCAAAGTCTCGCCAGCATCTCCTGTCGTCGGCCAGACTGTCGAGTTCGATGCGACAGCAAGTAGCGACGACGAGGAGATCTCCCGATTTGAATGGGATTTCGATGGAAACGGGGTGGCTGATGCGACCGGCCCGACAGTACAGCACGAATTCGAATCCGCCGGCGAATTCGAAGTGATGCTGTCGGTGACTAATACTGATAGCTCCACACAGTCGGTGACAAAATCGGTCACTGTGCAAAAAGCAACACCAACCTCCTCAAGAGACACACCAACTGAAACAGGGTCTGAGCGCCCACCAGACTCGGCAACGGACACCAGCTCGGCCACCACACAGCCCCCAGAGAGCTCCGCTCAGAGCCAGTCTCTCTTCGGAGCGGAAAGAGGACTGTTCTTCCAGGGGGATGGACTGCTTGAAGGACCGATTTCTGCGTGGGTCCTGTCTGCAGTCGGGTTTATTGTCTCGATCGTTGGCGTCGCGTACACCGTCCTGAAGGACAACTAA
- a CDS encoding PH domain-containing protein — protein MDNESLSDQPEESQANEPVELVPLESGSDSEPEASSALSAGLLATMSTRLSQVFEHHVLLWSFLSGSPFVVGGGVLLAGNTPLPTEIGYLPLVIGLAVWAGGIATEISSPPNPRTYQDESVLATTTPTKRVATIRGTVGMTLVLGGVVIFFDPSVPLAYPVALMLLGLYAYATGMVQFWINSLTRYYLTSQRFIQSYRLLSVRSKAIPLSRIQATQESQTAMERLFGIGHVVIESAGESSASRIRARAIKHPYALAESLQSEIRSSEQ, from the coding sequence ATGGATAACGAATCTCTATCCGACCAACCTGAAGAGAGTCAGGCTAACGAGCCGGTCGAACTAGTCCCACTCGAGTCCGGTAGTGACTCTGAGCCGGAAGCGAGCTCTGCTTTGTCAGCAGGGCTTCTTGCGACGATGAGCACTCGACTGAGTCAAGTGTTCGAACATCATGTCCTGCTTTGGAGTTTCCTCAGTGGGTCTCCGTTCGTCGTTGGGGGAGGCGTCTTGCTAGCGGGCAATACGCCCCTTCCAACAGAGATCGGCTACCTGCCGCTCGTTATCGGCTTGGCCGTCTGGGCTGGCGGAATCGCTACGGAGATATCGTCGCCGCCAAATCCGCGAACATACCAAGATGAGAGCGTCCTCGCAACGACAACGCCGACAAAGCGAGTCGCCACTATCCGTGGAACAGTCGGGATGACGCTGGTACTCGGGGGCGTCGTGATTTTCTTCGATCCCTCGGTTCCGCTAGCCTATCCGGTTGCACTGATGCTTCTCGGACTGTATGCCTACGCAACGGGGATGGTTCAGTTCTGGATCAACTCTCTCACCCGATATTACCTTACGAGCCAACGTTTCATACAGAGCTATCGGTTGCTGAGCGTCCGAAGTAAGGCGATTCCCCTCTCACGAATCCAGGCGACTCAGGAAAGCCAGACGGCTATGGAGCGGTTGTTCGGTATCGGTCACGTTGTGATCGAGTCTGCTGGTGAATCTAGTGCGTCCCGCATTCGGGCGCGAGCGATCAAGCACCCGTATGCCCTTGCAGAGTCGTTACAATCGGAAATCCGGAGCTCAGAACAGTAA
- a CDS encoding Fic family protein, whose amino-acid sequence MRQPELDSNAPGELISYGRRSYYKPDPLPPSRELDLGDDFYETLSEATFWLGKLSGVSLELDFPPVLYTSLLRKEAMESAEIEGADVDYDALYSLETRSFDAGEDETSVESTTAQTKDTQEVLNYEDAIEDGIEALDRDDALTVERLHEFHETLLTGVPDDRADTGTLGAYKTKPNHIGDFLPPVPDKVDGLMDALFTYYRTGGSYHPLVDIALFHYQFETIHPYGDGNGRLGRLLITLQLYDAGYLERPNLYLSEYFNRNKPTYVDRLEGVRYNGNWEAWLSFFIEGIARQARESVDRTLSLTRLKRRYDDAYGGKSYTKNQLAVKLFEQPYITSKTVQRLFDVKQPTASRAINALVDEGVLEEVTGKGRNKEYRAREIFDILEQPPQTY is encoded by the coding sequence ATGCGACAGCCAGAACTCGATTCTAACGCTCCTGGCGAACTGATCTCCTATGGGCGGCGGTCCTACTACAAGCCGGATCCGCTGCCGCCATCTCGAGAGCTCGATCTCGGGGATGATTTCTACGAGACGCTCTCGGAAGCGACATTCTGGCTCGGGAAACTCAGTGGAGTGAGTCTCGAACTCGACTTCCCACCAGTACTCTACACGTCACTCCTCCGTAAGGAAGCCATGGAATCCGCGGAAATCGAAGGCGCCGATGTTGACTATGACGCTCTCTACAGTCTCGAAACGCGCTCCTTTGACGCCGGCGAGGACGAGACTAGTGTTGAATCCACGACGGCCCAAACGAAGGACACGCAGGAAGTCCTCAACTACGAAGACGCTATCGAGGATGGTATCGAGGCACTCGACCGGGACGACGCGTTAACCGTTGAACGGCTGCACGAATTCCACGAGACGCTTCTCACTGGCGTTCCAGACGATCGGGCTGATACCGGCACTCTTGGCGCATACAAGACGAAACCGAACCATATCGGTGACTTCCTCCCACCCGTTCCAGACAAAGTTGATGGGTTGATGGATGCGCTGTTCACCTACTACAGAACTGGCGGAAGCTACCACCCGCTCGTCGATATCGCGCTCTTCCATTACCAATTCGAGACGATCCATCCGTACGGGGATGGGAACGGTCGTCTCGGACGGCTCCTCATCACGCTCCAACTGTACGATGCTGGCTATCTCGAACGCCCGAACCTCTACCTCAGTGAATACTTCAATCGAAACAAGCCAACGTACGTCGACCGGTTGGAGGGCGTTCGATACAATGGCAATTGGGAGGCTTGGCTATCGTTCTTTATCGAGGGTATTGCCCGACAGGCTCGTGAGTCCGTTGATCGAACACTCTCGCTCACCCGCCTCAAGCGTCGGTACGACGACGCGTACGGCGGCAAATCCTACACCAAGAATCAACTCGCAGTGAAGCTCTTCGAACAGCCGTACATCACCAGCAAGACTGTGCAACGACTCTTCGATGTCAAGCAACCGACGGCGTCGCGAGCGATCAACGCGCTCGTTGATGAAGGCGTTCTCGAGGAAGTGACCGGGAAGGGGCGCAATAAGGAGTATCGCGCTCGAGAGATTTTCGATATTCTCGAGCAGCCACCGCAGACCTACTGA
- a CDS encoding AbrB/MazE/SpoVT family DNA-binding domain-containing protein, with the protein MSSDRIDAESKVSGNQANIPARIRRELDIDDGDHLRWHVENGTLRVEVVQQETGTFANFDGYDGDEETDVTTDHDAWGVDAG; encoded by the coding sequence ATGAGCAGTGATCGCATCGACGCTGAAAGCAAAGTCTCAGGGAACCAGGCGAACATCCCTGCCCGAATCCGACGGGAACTCGATATCGACGACGGTGACCACCTCCGATGGCATGTCGAGAACGGGACGCTTCGCGTTGAGGTTGTCCAACAGGAGACGGGAACGTTCGCCAACTTCGACGGTTATGATGGAGATGAGGAGACTGACGTGACCACAGACCACGACGCTTGGGGCGTCGACGCCGGGTAG